The Eleutherodactylus coqui strain aEleCoq1 chromosome 6, aEleCoq1.hap1, whole genome shotgun sequence genome window below encodes:
- the CIPC gene encoding CLOCK-interacting pacemaker, whose translation MEKLQPGSSQEKLPPSSCNGTAQKNHPRNTCAASESDKDSGYSDVASECLSSVEQTDTEEYPSSSHWSTGKNSPRCSASCPPPLLVLKNLLVDQGIRPEPHAQSWAVHPSFQLLPTSSQILVFPSSIPASKPQPICKNSTKYLPILNSYTKIAPHPSQLSSSLAHPKANKRGADTSHHSQAKRLPPGLQCCTAKGKATSHVSETNVQKAVMLSDELSPTTPLKDTCSSDSLTTDRAISSQNTSYNKDEALPAQQQQNKNCRFQNTMDILRRSGLLSIAMKTKELARLNQATQVQLERLQEQVDLYTKANCSNDPEDWQILQDSLAGSHLMLKEIDM comes from the exons ATGGAGAAACTGCAACCAGGCTCGAGTCAAGAGAAGCTGCCACCGAGTTCATGTAATGGAACCGCACAGAAGAACCATCCTAGAAACACATGTGCAGCATCAGAATCTGATAAGGATTCAGGATACTCGG ATGTTGCATCTGAGTGCTTGAGCTCTGTGGAGCAGACTGACACTGAGGAATATCCCTCATCATCTCACTGGAGCACTGGAAAGAACTCCCCAAGGTGTTCTGCATCTTGCCCTCCCCCTTTGCTTGTCTTGAAGAATTTGCTGGTAGATCAG GGGATCAGACCTGAACCGCATGCCCAGTCCTGGGCTGTCCATCCTTCCTTTCAGCTGCTACCAACGTCTTCACAAATCTTGGTTTTTCCCTCATCCATTCCTGCCAGTAAGCCTCAGCCTATCTGCAAAAACTCCACCAAGTACTTGCCTATCTTGAACTCTTACACCAAGATTGCACCGCATCCATCTCAACTGTCTTCTAGTTTAGCCCATCCAAAAGCAAACAAGAGGGGGGCTGATACTTCTCACCACAGTCAGGCTAAGAGGCTACCTCCTGGACTACAGTGTTGCACAGCAAAAGGAAAAGCAACATCACATGTCTCTGAAACTAATGTACAAAAGGCTGTAATGCTCAGTGATGAGCTTAGTCCAACCACCCCACTAAAAGACACATGTTCCAGTGATAGTTTAACCACAGACAGGGCGATATCCTCCCAAAATACCTCATATAATAAAGACGAGGCACTGCCTGCTCAGCAGCAACAGAACAAAAATTGTCGATTTCAGAACACAATGGATATATTACGCCGCTCTGGTCTATTGAGTATTGCTATGAAGACAAAAGAATTGGCACGACTCAACCAGGCAACACAGGTGCAGCTAGAGAGACTGCAGGAGCAGGTTGACCTATACACCAAAGCAAACTGCAGCAATGACCCAGAGGACTGGCAGATTTTACAGGACTCGCTGGCAGGAAGTCATTTGATGCTCAAAGAGATTGATATGTGA